DNA from Conexivisphaera calida:
CCGCACGCGCTGCTGCTCAACGTGAACGACACGCTGACCTACCAGTTCAGCTCGGGGAGCTGGACGCTGGTGCACGAGACCTGGAAGGTGTCGCCGGCTCCAATAAGCTCGGCCGCTCCCGGCTACAGCGCGCCTGCGTACAGCGGATGATCGCCATGAGCGCGTTTCCCGTTTCCCCTCCCCTATTTTTTGACCTCGCGCTACTCGTGCCGGCGGCCCGGGCGAGCGGGCCGCCGATCCCGACCTCGGCCGGGGCCGCAAAAATTAATACCGAACCCGGCGGCCGCAGCGACAGAGGTTGGAGTTTGATTCCACCGAGCACATGTTCTGGTGGATATTCACCGGATCCAGGGGTGGAACCATGAGGGCCAGGATCGTCGCGAGCCTGAGGGACCTTCCCCAGAACGCCAACCAGCTGGCCCAGAACCTCGGCGTCAACTACAGGACCATCACGCACCACCTGAGGATACTCGAGGAGAGCGGAATAGTGAAGTCCGAGGGGCCCAGGTACGGGAAGATCTACTTCCTGACCGACCTCTTCCAGATGAACGATGACCTCTTCGAGGAGATCGTTGGGAGGGTGAAGAGGCGGTGATCGGCGTCTACTGGTCCATAGACATCCTGCTCTCGGCCGCGAGCACCGCGATGGCCGCCGTCGTCTTCCTCTTCTACGCGGGCGCCGCCGTGAGGCGGAGGACCAGGTTCACCCTGTCCCTGTTCGCTTTCTCGCTCGCCTTCCTGGCGCAGAGCGCGGTCTCCACCGTGATATTCTACTATTTCGCGCACTACTACACGGCGTCGGTGGCGATCCCACTCATGCTCCTGATGATCCTCGAGGTCGCCGGGCTCGCCTCCCTCCTCTACGTGGTCCAGTCGTGAGCCGGATCCCCGACCGTCACCCCTAGTCGGCATCCACGAAAGCATTCCATTGATCATAATTATAATTATATCATAGTATTATCCAAGCGAAGGCTCCCTCTGGACGCCTTCTCCATCCACCCGGATCCATGGTAATTGTAATTCATGCGCGATGGACGTCCCGCCGGAGTCCTCCCTCTTCAGCCGCCCATTCGTCATCGAGCCGGCGCACGGGCTCCGCCGGCGAAGCGCCCGCCGTCGCCGGTGCGGGGATACGCGTCATCTAATACAGAACGTCTACTTGGTCTCGTTCGACGGCGAGTTTCAGCCGTCGCCGGTGCGGGGATACTCGTCATCCCGCGCCCACCGCGTACCCCACCTCCGTCCATTGCACATCCACGGCCTCCTCAACCGTGCAGCCCCCTGTACCTGTGGGCACCCACCCCCTCCAGCGCCATTCTTCTCAGCCCTCTCCTCCAACTCCTGTGCCTAGGACTCGTAGTTCCCCTTTCACGGCGAGCGAGTGCCCCGTGCCATCGCCGGTCTTTTATTGATGAATATCTGTTAGGCGTTCCGCGGCCCGGGCCGCGGAAATACTTATACCGGTTCGCGCGCTGCACATACATCGTGCCCCTCAGCTACGACCGCGTCAGGATCCGGAACTTCAAGAGCCTGGAGGACGTCGAGCTGGAGCTGGGGAAGTTCAACGTGATCGTGGGGCCTAACGGATCCGGGAAGACCAACATCATCGAGGCGTTCATATTCGCCCGCCTGGTCGCCAGGCCCCCGAGCTCGCCGCCCTATCCGTTC
Protein-coding regions in this window:
- a CDS encoding ArsR/SmtB family transcription factor, producing MEFDSTEHMFWWIFTGSRGGTMRARIVASLRDLPQNANQLAQNLGVNYRTITHHLRILEESGIVKSEGPRYGKIYFLTDLFQMNDDLFEEIVGRVKRR